The following are encoded in a window of Cygnus atratus isolate AKBS03 ecotype Queensland, Australia chromosome 8, CAtr_DNAZoo_HiC_assembly, whole genome shotgun sequence genomic DNA:
- the SAMD13 gene encoding sterile alpha motif domain-containing protein 13: MLTVDMENKENGSLDVKNSVENGRPPDPADWAVIDVVNYFRTAGFEEQARAFQEQEIDGKSLLLMTRNDVLTGLSLKLGPALKIYEYHVKPLQTQHLKNNSL; the protein is encoded by the exons ATGCTAACTGTTGacatggaaaacaaggaaaatggcTCTCTGGATGTCAAAAA TTCAGTAGAAAATGGAAGACCTCCGGATCCTGCTGACTGGGCTGTTATTGATGTTGTGAATTATTTCAGAACAGCTGGATTTGAAGAACAAGCCAGGGCTTTCCAAGAACAG GAAATTGATGGCAAATCGTTACTGTTGATGACAAGAAATGATGTACTGACTGGACTTTCATTAAAACTGGGGCCTGCGCTGAAAATCTATGAATATCACGTAAAACCTCTACAGACACAACATCTAAAGAACAACTCTTTATAG